Proteins encoded together in one Larus michahellis chromosome 4, bLarMic1.1, whole genome shotgun sequence window:
- the PNPLA2 gene encoding patatin-like phospholipase domain-containing protein 2, producing the protein MFPLDSTWNISFAGCGFLGVYHIGVASCLQEHAPFLVANARKVYGASAGALTATALVSGACLGEAGASIIRVSKEARKRFLGPLHPSFNLVKTIRICLSKTVPENGHEIVAGRLGISLTRVSDGENVILSDFNSKEELIQACVCSTFIPVYCGLIPPTLRGVRYVDGGISDNLPRYELKNTITVSPFSGESDICPRDGSTNIHELRVTNTSIQFNLRNLYRLSKALFPPEPQVLRDMCKQGYRDALHFLKKNGLLHRPSPGRPLLAIEAPPGEKKDEETEAEDQLEDNTALAVVEEHIFEHLPPRLNQALLEACAERRSFLTGITNMLPIRVATAMMVPYMLPLESAVSFTVRLFEWLPDIPEDIRWMREQMTQICNYLVKKAKKKLGSHLSARLYYHLELGGPQSLPISSTSACGEALPVWLRSNRSVSDVMMKWEEYQRQLLLGLLCINVDMQASLFPREGFQIKLPPLDCAKECLPLF; encoded by the exons ATGTTCCCCCTGGACTCCACCTGGAATATCTCCTTCGCCGGCTGCGGCTTCCTGGGGGTCTACCACATCGGGGTagccagctgcctgcaggaacaTGCCCCCTTTCTCGTCGCCAACGCCAGGAAGGTCTACGGCGCCTCAGCCGGGGCGCTCACCGCCACCGCGCTGGTCAGCGGCGCCTGTCTCG GTGAGGCTGGCGCCAGCATTATTCGAGTATCAAAAGAAGCCCGGAAGAGGTTCTTAGGCCCACTCCACCCATCTTTCAACTTGGTGAAGACCATTCGGATCTGCCTGTCCAAGACTGTGCCAGAGAATGGGCATGAGATTGTAGCAGGACGTTTGGGTATTTCCCTGACACGGGTTTCTGATGGAGAAAATGTGATACTGTCAGACTTCAATTCCAAGGAGGAGCTGATTCAG GCCTGTGTCTGCAGCACCTTTATCCCTGTCTACTGTGGGCTGATACCTCCAACCTTGCGTGGAGTG AGATACGTTGACGGAGGGATTTCTGACAACTTGCCACGATATGAGCTGAAGAATACAATCACGGTGTCTCCATTCTCTGGAGAGAGTGATATCTGTCCACGGGATGGTTCCACAAACATCCATGAGCTGAGAGTCACCAATACAAGCATCCAGTTCAACCTTCGCAACCTCTATCGCCTCTCAAAGGCTCTGTTTCCTCCAGAGCCACAG GTGCTGCGGGACATGTGCAAGCAGGGCTATCGGGATGCACTGCACTTCCTGAAGAAGAATG GTCTCCTTCATCGTCCAAGTCCTGGCCGTCCTCTGCTTGCCATAGAAGCCCCCCCAGGAGAGAAGAAAGACGAAGAAACAGAAGCTGAGGACCAACTAGAGGACAATACTGCCCTTGCTGTTGTTGAAGAGCACATCTTCGAACACTTGCCTCCCAGACTGAACCAAG CTCTTCTGGAGGCTTGTGCTGAAAGAAGAAGTTTCTTGACTGGTATTACCAACATGCTGCCTATACGTGTGGCCACAGCAATGATGGTCCCCTATATGCTGCCTCTGGAGTCTGCAGTTTCCTTCACTGTCAG GTTGTTTGAATGGCTTCCTGATATCCCTGAGGATATTAGATGGATGAGGGAGCAGATGACTCAAATCTGCAACTATCTTGTGAAGAAAGCCAAGAAGAAACTGGGCAGCCATCTTTCAGCCAG GCTTTACTATCATCTCGAGCTTGGAGGGCCGCAGAGCCTGCCAATTTCTTCCACATCAGCTTGTGGTGAAGCACTGCCTGTGTGGTTGAGAAGCAACCGTTCTGTGTCTGATGTCATGATGAAGTGGGAGGAGTACCAGCGCCAGCTCTTGCTGGGCTTACTCTGCATCAACGTGGACATGCAGGCTTCCCTCTTCCCTCGGGAAGGGTTTCAGATAAAGCTTCCACCTCTAGACTGTGCAAAAGAGTGCCTGCCACTCTTCTGA